From a region of the Sesamum indicum cultivar Zhongzhi No. 13 linkage group LG3, S_indicum_v1.0, whole genome shotgun sequence genome:
- the LOC105157564 gene encoding gibberellin 3-beta-dioxygenase 1-like: protein MLSTLLSDAYRSHPLNLHNKFLDLNSVKELPDTHAWTSQLDGYPLSSPGGCGGTCHSEMVPIIDLNNENATELIGHACKSWGVFQVINHNIPMNLLDEVELAGNKLFSLPMHQKLRAARPPDGISGYGVARISSFFSKLMWSEGFTVVGSPLEHARQLWPHDYHEFCDTIEDYQKSMKKLAGRLMWLMLGSLGITNEDDIKWASPAGEAGGGNAAIQLNSYPACPDPDRAMGLAAHTDSTLLTILHQSNTSGLQVFQEGSKRWITVPPHPGALVIHVGDLMHILSNGLYPSVLHRAVVNRTRHRLSIAYLYGPPSSVKISPLPKLVDHFHPPLYRPITWSEYLGTKAKHFDKALTSVRLCAPRNGFVDTNDHNSVQVG from the exons ATGCTTTCAACACTACTCTCCGATGCCTACAGATCCCATCCTCTCAATCTCcacaataaatttttggacCTAAACTCGGTCAAGGAGTTGCCCGATACCCATGCATGGACGTCGCAGCTCGACGGCTACCCCTTGTCCTCTCCCGGCGGCTGTGGTGGCACTTGCCATTCCGAAATGGTCCCTATCATCGATCTAAATAACGAGAACGCCACCGAACTCATCGGCCATGCATGCAAGAGTTGGGGTGTTTTCCAAGTCATTAATCACAATATCCCCATGAATTTGCTTGATGAAGTTGAGTTGGCTGGAAATAAGCTCTTCTCCCTCCCCATGCACCAGAAGCTCAGGGCGGCTCGCCCGCCCGATGGCATATCGGGCTACGGTGTGGCCCGTatatcttctttcttctctaaGCTCATGTGGTCGGAAGGTTTCACCGTCGTCGGTTCGCCTCTTGAACATGCCCGACAACTTTGGCCTCATGACTACCACGAATTCTG TGATACGATAGAAGACTATCAGAAATCAATGAAAAAGCTCGCGGGTCGACTCATGTGGTTGATGCTCGGTTCGTTAGGCATAACAAACGAAGACGACATCAAATGGGCTAGCCCGGCAGGAGAAGCCGGAGGAGGAAATGCGGCCATACAATTAAATTCTTACCCGGCTTGTCCGGACCCAGATAGGGCCATGGGGCTAGCGGCACACACGGATTCCACCCTCCTCACGATTCTCCACCAGAGCAACACTAGCGGACTACAAGTGTTCCAGGAGGGAAGCAAGCGGTGGATCACGGTACCACCCCACCCGGGAGCGCTAGTGATCCACGTGGGAGACCTCATGCACATACTATCGAACGGTTTGTACCCTAGTGTGCTCCACCGTGCGGTAGTGAACCGGACCCGACACCGGTTGTCTATAGCCTACCTATATGGGCCACCATCAAGTGTCAAAATCAGCCCACTTCCCAAACTAGTAGACCATTTCCACCCCCCACTCTACAGGCCAATCACTTGGAGTGAATATCTGGGCACTAAGGCCAAGCATTTCGACAAGGCACTCACATCAGTACGGTTGTGTGCTCCTCGAAATGGGTTTGTCGATACCAACGATCATAACAGTGTACAAGTcggatag